The Blattabacterium cuenoti genome includes the window AGAAGTTATTTTTCATGGAGGTGTTAATTTTGATCCATATAGAAAACAATATAATGATATCTTTTATCAACATACGCCTCCTCATTATTATAATGTATATAGTGCATCAGAGGGTTTTTTTGCAGTACAGGATAAAAAAGATTCTAAAGATTTATTATTATTATTAAATCATGGAATATTTTATGAATTTATTTCTATGGATGATTTTTATCATTCTTCTCCAAAAATTATTCCTCTAGACGAAGTAGAATTAAATAAAACTTATGTTTTAGTAATATCTACTAATGCCGGTCTTTGGAGATATATAGTTGAAGACACCATTAAATTTACTAATTTAACACCTTATAGAATTTATATTTCAGGAAGAACAAATCATTTCATCAACTCTTTTGGAGAAGAATTAATTATGGATAATGCGGAAAAAGCTTTGAATCAAACTTGTATTAAAACTGATTCTATCATTAATGAATATACAGCTGGACCAATTTATATTAATAAACAACATACTGGTGCTCATGAATGGATTATAGAATTTAAAAAACCACCAAAAAATGTATTTAATTTTAGAGATATTTTAGATCAAGAATTAAAAGATTTAAATTCTGATTATGAAATTAAAAGATATAAAAATTTAGTTTTACAACCTCCTATTGTATATATAGCAAGACATGGCTTATTTTATGATTGGTTAAAAATGAATAAAAAATTAGGTGGTCAAAATAAAATTCCTCGTTTATCTAATAACAGAAAATATCTTGACGATTTACTTAAAATCAACTAAAAGACGTATAAAATATTTTTACCTTTAAAATTGAAATTAATAATAAATTATTTTATGTCTTTAACTATCAATAATAAACAAGATATATTTAAAACTTATGGAAAGTCAATTTTTGATACTGGATCTTCTAAATCACAAATTGCATTCTTTACATATAGAATTAATCATTTAAGTAAACATTTAAAAAAACATAAAAAAGATTTTAATACTGAAAGAACACTTGTAAAATTAGTTGTAAAAAGAAAAAAACTATTAAAATATTTAAAAAGAAATAACTTAGATAGTTATAAACAGTTAATTGTTCTATTAGGGTTAAGAAAATAAATAAATTATAATACTATAATATGCATCAGCCAAATATAATAAAAGAAATTTGTTTTTTAGAAGATGGACGGACTATAGCAATAGAAACTGGAGAATTAGCCAAACAAGCTGATGGCTCAGCCCTTATTAGAGCAAATAATACTATTTTATTAGCAACAGTAGTTGTTTCTACACAAATCAAACATGATATTAATTTTTTACCACTAACTATTGATTATAGAGAAAAATATTATGCAGGAGGTAAAATACCTGGGGGATTTATTAAAAGAGAAGGAAAACCATCTGATGAAGAAATATTGACAATGAGATTAGTAGATAGAGTATTGAGACCAACATTTTCAAAGTTCTTTAGAAAAGAAATACAAATTATGATTTCTCTTTTATCTTATGATAAAACATTTTTACCATATGAATTAGCAGCATTAGCTGCATCAACAGCATTATCAGTTGCAGGAATCCCATTTAATGGTCCTATATCTGAAGTACGTATTATACGTATAAATGGAAAATTTATAATAAATCCTTGTTTAGATCAATTAAAAAACGCAGATTTAGATTTAATAGTAGGAGCATCTAAAAAATATATTATTATGTTAGAAGGAGAAATGAAAGAAATAGAAGAAAATATTCTTATTCAAGCTATTTCTATAGCTCATCAAGCAATTAAAGATCAAATAGATGCACAACTTAAATTAAGTACAAAAATTAATAAAATAAATTATTTATTTGAATTAGATTTTAATGTAGGATCATTTTCTTTATTAGAACAATATACATTGAAAAAAAATTTTTTTTCATATTCTTATAATTTAATAAAAAATATGTATAATCAATTTTTAGATAAAAAAACAAGATCGATTAAAGAAAAATTAATTTTAAATAATTTTAAAAAAAACAATGCTTTAAATGAAAAAAATGAATTAATGATTGATCAATTTTATGAAATAATTAAAAAAAAAATCATAAAAAATATGATATTAAAAGATAATGTTAGATTAGATAATAGAACTTTTGAACAAATACGTCCTATATACGGAAAAGTCAACTATTTACCTGGGGTCCATGGATCAGCATTATTTTCAAGAGGTGAGACACAATCTTTAACTACAGTTACTTTAGGATCTTCTTCAGACGCTAATAAAATTGATAATGTTATCATGGAAAATAATGAAAAATTTTATATACACTATAATTTTCCTCCTTTTTCTACTGGAGAAATACGTACAATTAGAGGTGTTTCTAGACGTGAAATAGGTCATGGAAATTTAGCAAAACGAGCATTAAAAAATTTAATTACACATGATAATCCTTATACAATACGAATTGTTTCTGATATTTTAGAATCTAATGGATCTTCATCCATGGCAACTGTTTGTGCATCTAGTTTAGCATTAATGGATGCTGGAATTCCATTAAAAAATCCAGTATCTGGAATTGCTA containing:
- a CDS encoding GH3 auxin-responsive promoter family protein, with product MNTFSGYLISFFIKKRIQDLELTLKYPIDIQHRLLKQLLFFSRNTEFGTKYKFHDIQKYQQFYNRIPLCKYRDIHPIIKRIRQGEKNILWPGKVKWFAKSSGTTHTKSKYIPVTYLAMKEGHYKAGQDMLSIYLHNHPKTKIFFGKALRLGGSHKLHKNYNTFYGDLSSILIKNLPLWAEYISIPKKNIALISEWEEKLKILIKETMNQDVRIMLGVCSWLLIFLNQLLNFTNKKTINEIWPNIEVIFHGGVNFDPYRKQYNDIFYQHTPPHYYNVYSASEGFFAVQDKKDSKDLLLLLNHGIFYEFISMDDFYHSSPKIIPLDEVELNKTYVLVISTNAGLWRYIVEDTIKFTNLTPYRIYISGRTNHFINSFGEELIMDNAEKALNQTCIKTDSIINEYTAGPIYINKQHTGAHEWIIEFKKPPKNVFNFRDILDQELKDLNSDYEIKRYKNLVLQPPIVYIARHGLFYDWLKMNKKLGGQNKIPRLSNNRKYLDDLLKIN
- the rpsO gene encoding 30S ribosomal protein S15; protein product: MSLTINNKQDIFKTYGKSIFDTGSSKSQIAFFTYRINHLSKHLKKHKKDFNTERTLVKLVVKRKKLLKYLKRNNLDSYKQLIVLLGLRK
- a CDS encoding polyribonucleotide nucleotidyltransferase, which produces MHQPNIIKEICFLEDGRTIAIETGELAKQADGSALIRANNTILLATVVVSTQIKHDINFLPLTIDYREKYYAGGKIPGGFIKREGKPSDEEILTMRLVDRVLRPTFSKFFRKEIQIMISLLSYDKTFLPYELAALAASTALSVAGIPFNGPISEVRIIRINGKFIINPCLDQLKNADLDLIVGASKKYIIMLEGEMKEIEENILIQAISIAHQAIKDQIDAQLKLSTKINKINYLFELDFNVGSFSLLEQYTLKKNFFSYSYNLIKNMYNQFLDKKTRSIKEKLILNNFKKNNALNEKNELMIDQFYEIIKKKIIKNMILKDNVRLDNRTFEQIRPIYGKVNYLPGVHGSALFSRGETQSLTTVTLGSSSDANKIDNVIMENNEKFYIHYNFPPFSTGEIRTIRGVSRREIGHGNLAKRALKNLITHDNPYTIRIVSDILESNGSSSMATVCASSLALMDAGIPLKNPVSGIAMGLFIDNNNTVILSDILGEEDGFGEMDFKITGTKNGITACQMDVKKQILSLDILYKILNQALQGRNFILQQMMKILPTHRKQLKSSAPKIHILKIPKKFIGSVIGSGGKVIQEIQSCTETDILIEEKEDIGYIEIIGNDVNKIYQAIDIIKKITFVPKIGTIYKAKVKSIKSFGVFVEISKGVEGLLHISEICWKRLNNIEDELHLGEIINVKFIGFDNKNKKMKFSRKVLLPNPNQ